The Streptomyces laurentii genome contains a region encoding:
- a CDS encoding partitioning/sporulation protein (ATPases involved in chromosome partitioning [Cell division and chromosomepartitioning]; COG1192;~Magnesium ion binding site [ion binding];~P-loop;~ParA and ParB of Caulobacter crescentus belong to aconserved family of bacterial proteins implicated in chromosome segregation. ParB binds to DNA sequences adjacent to the origin of replication and localizes to opposite cell poles shortly following the...; cd02042;~identified by MetaGeneAnnotator; putative;~partitioning or sporulation protein [Streptomyces cattleya NRRL 8057 = DSM46488]), which translates to MNESTFTPGGGGPGAPIGSVAVRTFATHQPMTTAHTMKMTDGLHVNATAGNEMGRESTHFAAYDEVPEGHFYDPDAEYEPDPEYAATLAPDAARQRRERIGPTGRPLPYFPIPGPLTDHGPAKIIAMCNQKGGVGKTTSTINLGAALAEYGRRVLLVDFDPQGALSVGLGVNPMELDLTVYNLLMERGMAADEVLLKTAVPNMDLLPSNIDLSAAEVQLVSEVARESTLQRALKPLMNDYDYIVIDCQPSLGLLTVNALTAAHKVIVPLECEFFALRGVALLTETIEKVQERLNPELELDGILATMYDSRTVHSREVLARVVEAFDDHVYHTVIGRTVRFPETTVAGEPITTYASNSVGAAAYRQLAREVLARCHAE; encoded by the coding sequence GTGAATGAGTCGACATTTACTCCCGGGGGTGGCGGTCCAGGGGCCCCGATCGGCTCCGTCGCGGTGCGGACCTTCGCGACGCACCAGCCCATGACGACAGCCCATACGATGAAGATGACGGACGGCCTACACGTGAACGCCACGGCCGGCAACGAGATGGGCCGAGAGTCCACCCACTTCGCCGCCTACGACGAGGTGCCCGAGGGGCACTTCTACGACCCCGACGCCGAGTACGAGCCCGACCCCGAGTACGCGGCCACCCTCGCCCCGGACGCTGCCCGCCAGCGCCGCGAGCGGATCGGCCCGACCGGACGGCCCCTGCCGTACTTCCCGATCCCGGGCCCGCTGACCGACCACGGCCCCGCGAAGATCATCGCGATGTGCAACCAGAAGGGCGGCGTCGGCAAGACCACGTCGACCATCAACCTGGGTGCCGCGCTCGCCGAGTACGGCCGCCGGGTGCTGCTCGTCGACTTCGACCCGCAGGGTGCCCTGTCGGTCGGCCTCGGCGTCAACCCGATGGAGCTCGACCTCACCGTCTACAACCTGCTCATGGAGCGGGGCATGGCGGCGGACGAGGTGCTGCTCAAGACGGCCGTTCCCAACATGGACCTGCTGCCGAGCAACATCGACCTGTCGGCCGCCGAGGTCCAGCTGGTCAGCGAGGTCGCGCGCGAGTCGACGCTCCAGCGCGCGCTCAAGCCGCTGATGAACGACTACGACTACATCGTGATCGACTGTCAGCCCTCGCTCGGCCTGCTGACCGTGAACGCCCTGACGGCCGCTCACAAGGTCATCGTGCCGCTGGAATGCGAGTTCTTCGCGCTGCGCGGCGTGGCCCTGCTCACCGAGACCATCGAGAAGGTCCAGGAGCGGCTCAACCCGGAGCTGGAGCTCGACGGCATCCTCGCCACCATGTACGACTCCCGTACGGTGCACTCGCGCGAGGTGCTGGCGCGTGTCGTCGAGGCCTTCGACGACCACGTCTACCACACCGTCATCGGCCGGACCGTGCGCTTCCCGGAGACCACCGTCGCGGGCGAGCCCATCACCACGTACGCCTCCAACTCCGTGGGTGCCGCCGCCTACCGTCAGCTCGCCAGGGAGGTGCTCGCCCGGTGTCACGCCGAGTGA
- a CDS encoding L-alanine dehydrogenase (Alanine dehydrogenase [Aminoacid transport and metabolism]; COG0686;~Alanine dehydrogenase/PNT, N-terminal domain; cl15379;~L-alanine dehydrogenase [Streptomyces albus J1074];~Rossmann-fold NAD(P)(+)-binding proteins; cl09931;~identified by MetaGeneAnnotator; putative) has translation MKVGIPREVKNNEFRVAITPAGVHELVRNGHQVFVEQNAGVGSSITDEEYVSAGAEILATADEVWATADLLLKVKEPIASEYHRLRKDQTLFTYLHLAASKECTDALLESGTTSIAYETVETAGRALPLLAPMSEVAGRLAPQVGAYHLMRPAGGRGVLPGGVSGTHAGKAVVIGGGVSGWNATQIAVGMGFHVTLLDKDINKLREADKIFGSKVQTMVSNAYELEKAVVEADLVIGAVLIPGAKAPKLVTNELVAKMKPGSVLVDIAIDQGGCFEDSHPTTHTEPTFPVHNSVFYCVANMPGAVPNTSTYALTNATLPYIVSLANNGWAEALRRDAALAKGLNTHDGKVVYKEVAEAHGYEHVELSTLLG, from the coding sequence ATGAAGGTCGGCATCCCCCGCGAGGTCAAGAACAACGAGTTCCGTGTGGCCATCACCCCGGCCGGCGTCCACGAGCTCGTCCGCAACGGCCACCAGGTCTTCGTCGAGCAGAACGCCGGTGTCGGCTCCTCCATCACGGACGAGGAGTACGTCTCGGCCGGTGCCGAGATCCTCGCCACCGCCGACGAGGTCTGGGCCACCGCCGACCTGCTCCTCAAGGTCAAGGAGCCGATCGCCTCGGAGTACCACCGTCTCCGCAAGGACCAGACGCTCTTCACCTACCTGCACCTGGCCGCCTCCAAGGAGTGCACGGACGCCCTCCTCGAGTCCGGCACCACCTCCATCGCGTACGAGACCGTGGAGACCGCGGGTCGCGCGCTCCCGCTGCTCGCCCCGATGTCCGAGGTCGCGGGCCGCCTGGCCCCGCAGGTCGGCGCCTACCACCTGATGCGTCCGGCCGGCGGCCGCGGCGTGCTCCCCGGCGGCGTCTCCGGCACCCACGCCGGCAAGGCCGTCGTCATCGGTGGCGGTGTCTCCGGCTGGAACGCCACCCAGATCGCCGTCGGCATGGGCTTCCACGTGACCCTGCTCGACAAGGACATCAACAAGCTCCGCGAGGCCGACAAGATCTTCGGCTCCAAGGTGCAGACGATGGTCTCCAACGCCTACGAGCTGGAGAAGGCCGTCGTCGAGGCCGACCTCGTCATCGGTGCCGTCCTCATCCCGGGCGCCAAGGCCCCGAAGCTGGTCACCAACGAGCTCGTCGCCAAGATGAAGCCCGGAAGTGTCCTTGTCGACATCGCGATCGACCAGGGCGGCTGCTTCGAGGACTCGCACCCGACCACCCACACCGAGCCGACCTTCCCGGTCCACAACTCGGTCTTCTACTGCGTCGCCAACATGCCGGGCGCGGTTCCGAACACCTCCACCTACGCCCTCACCAACGCCACGCTGCCCTACATCGTGTCGCTGGCGAACAACGGCTGGGCCGAGGCGCTGCGCCGCGACGCCGCGCTGGCCAAGGGTCTCAACACCCATGACGGCAAGGTCGTTTACAAGGAGGTCGCCGAGGCTCACGGCTACGAGCACGTCGAGCTGAGCACCCTCCTGGGCTGA